The segment CTGCCGCCTTTCCCCGGATGGTCGCGTAAACGTCCTTGTTGTAGGGATCTCTTGTGAGGAGCCGGGTGCCGTCGGCGCGGGTGGTTGCGATCAGCCCCGGTTCGATCCGGACGTCAACGATCCGGGCATCTGTGAAGCTGCCGCTTGCCACGAGCCGGTCCCCCACCTTCACCGCCTCTGCCGCATCCGGCCGGACGAAGGGCGCGATCACGGTCACCTCCACCTCGGCCACCTCGCGGGGCTTGCCGCCCGGGCGGAGCTTGAGGTACACCCCGGCGGCCACCGCGAGCACCAGCAGCAGGACCGCCAGGTCGAAGGGGTTCACCAGGCCGAACAGTTTTCCCCTTTCG is part of the Bacillota bacterium genome and harbors:
- a CDS encoding DUF4330 domain-containing protein, which codes for MRLLDERGKLFGLVNPFDLAVLLLVLAVAAGVYLKLRPGGKPREVAEVEVTVIAPFVRPDAAEAVKVGDRLVASGSFTDARIVDVRIEPGLIATTRADGTRLLTRDPYNKDVYATIRGKAAVGEPDLRLGGQEVRIGKEFFLKTQTVELKAEVTGIKILK